The Comamonas sp. GB3 AK4-5 genome includes a region encoding these proteins:
- a CDS encoding D-hexose-6-phosphate mutarotase, which translates to MNMQLLAGATREIWRGLDCTRLALDCGDSLRVSDFGAQALSWQVQGQERLFLSPQTVLDGSFPIRGGIPICFPQFNRRGGLPKHGIARRQPWRFVQASGQADRQLHAQWRWQHSADTQAMWPAHIAASVHVSLQPGQLQVVLEVENLGDAPWPFTAALHSYLRVDQVGGCRLQGLEGRAYWDTTNNAMRPAVQQGALAFGTEVDRVYPGSSQPLRLEGGLPSTLAISQDAAWGETVVWNPGEALCAQLEDMAPDSWQHMLCVEAAHINQPVALLPGTSWRAGQTLQVL; encoded by the coding sequence ATGAACATGCAGCTGCTTGCGGGCGCTACCCGTGAAATCTGGCGCGGCCTGGACTGCACGCGGCTGGCGCTGGACTGCGGCGACAGCCTGCGCGTGAGCGACTTTGGCGCCCAGGCGCTGTCCTGGCAGGTGCAAGGGCAGGAGCGCTTGTTCCTCAGCCCACAGACTGTGCTGGATGGATCCTTTCCCATACGCGGCGGCATTCCCATTTGCTTCCCCCAGTTCAATCGGCGCGGCGGCCTGCCCAAGCACGGCATCGCGCGCCGCCAGCCCTGGCGGTTTGTGCAGGCCAGCGGCCAGGCCGATCGGCAGCTGCACGCCCAGTGGCGCTGGCAGCACAGCGCCGACACGCAGGCCATGTGGCCTGCGCATATTGCCGCCAGCGTGCATGTCTCTTTGCAGCCGGGGCAGTTGCAGGTGGTGCTGGAGGTCGAGAACCTGGGCGATGCGCCCTGGCCGTTTACCGCCGCCCTGCACAGCTATTTGCGCGTGGACCAGGTCGGCGGCTGCAGGCTGCAGGGCCTGGAGGGTCGGGCCTACTGGGACACCACGAACAACGCCATGCGGCCGGCCGTGCAGCAAGGCGCGCTGGCCTTTGGCACCGAGGTGGACCGCGTCTACCCCGGCAGCAGCCAGCCGCTGCGGCTGGAGGGCGGCCTGCCGTCCACGCTGGCCATCTCCCAGGATGCGGCCTGGGGCGAAACCGTGGTCTGGAACCCCGGTGAGGCCTTGTGTGCCCAGCTGGAAGACATGGCGCCGGACAGCTGGCAGCACATGCTGTGCGTGGAAGCCGCGCACATCAACCAGCCCGTGGCCTTGCTCCCCGGCACAAGCTGGCGCGCCGGCCAGACGCTGCAAGTACTGTAA
- the hisH gene encoding imidazole glycerol phosphate synthase subunit HisH: protein MNAVNNTVAVVDYGMGNLRSVSQAVMAAAADSAVRVVVTQDPAVVRAASRVVLPGQGAMRDCMAALRDSGMQEAVLEAAASKPLFGVCVGMQMLLEHSEEGDTPGLGLIPGSVQRFQLQGRIQADGSRFKVPQMGWNQVQPQSHAGQRHAIWGDIPDGSYFYFVHSFYVRATQPEHCASHTDYGGLFASAVARDNIFATQFHPEKSADQGLALYRNFLHWKP, encoded by the coding sequence ATGAATGCTGTGAACAATACCGTGGCCGTGGTCGACTATGGCATGGGCAATCTGCGCTCTGTCTCCCAGGCCGTGATGGCCGCGGCGGCCGACAGTGCCGTGCGCGTGGTCGTCACCCAGGACCCCGCCGTCGTGCGGGCCGCCAGCCGCGTGGTGCTGCCCGGCCAGGGCGCCATGCGCGACTGCATGGCCGCGCTGCGCGATTCCGGCATGCAGGAAGCCGTGCTCGAAGCCGCCGCCAGCAAGCCGCTGTTTGGCGTCTGCGTGGGCATGCAGATGTTGCTTGAGCACAGCGAGGAGGGCGACACGCCCGGCCTGGGTCTGATCCCCGGCAGCGTGCAACGCTTTCAGCTGCAAGGCCGCATCCAGGCCGATGGCAGCCGCTTCAAGGTGCCGCAAATGGGCTGGAACCAGGTGCAGCCCCAAAGCCACGCAGGCCAGCGCCACGCCATCTGGGGGGACATTCCCGATGGCAGCTACTTCTATTTCGTGCACAGTTTTTATGTTCGCGCGACACAGCCGGAGCATTGCGCCAGCCACACCGATTACGGTGGCTTGTTTGCATCGGCCGTAGCCCGCGATAATATTTTCGCCACCCAGTTTCACCCCGAGAAAAGCGCCGACCAGGGCCTGGCTCTGTACCGCAATTTTCTGCACTGGAAGCCCTAA
- the pelG gene encoding exopolysaccharide Pel transporter PelG — protein sequence MAGIGFELRHLLRKNTLFGLLQTYVYASVIGSGPWVFSIVGILLMGLLSVGLVVPSYLVTQFQTSVTYLVAFSLIWTGLAQLAFTRFISDRLFEKRHDLVLPNLHGLLLLTLASAALWGLLACFTVFSGQRLLYRVLMLAGFALMCGVWILTVLLSGMKRYKAITLLFAGAYSFIVLLSLLLRHFGLEGLLASFVIGHLLMFAGMWVLVLREFNPQRRILAFDFLRSGWLYGSLVLTGLLYNLGIWADKLMFWFYPDTSQLIIGGLRASLIYDIPVFLSYLSIIPGMAVFLVRIETDFVEYYDKFYTAVREGGSLEYIESMRNEMVYAIQNGLGEIAKIQTLAVLVSFVAGPAVLRWLGISDLYLPLLHVQVVGAALQVGLMAVLNVFFYLDQRRTVVWLCAELVALNVIFTGISLYLGAAFYGYGFTLAMLVTLCTGLMLLSRALDQLEYKTFMLQ from the coding sequence GATGGGCCTGCTCAGCGTGGGCCTGGTGGTGCCCTCCTACCTGGTCACGCAGTTCCAGACCTCGGTCACCTATCTGGTGGCTTTCAGCCTGATCTGGACGGGGCTGGCCCAACTGGCCTTTACCCGCTTCATCTCCGACCGCCTGTTTGAAAAGCGCCATGATCTGGTGCTGCCCAATCTGCATGGTCTGCTGCTGCTGACACTGGCCAGCGCGGCCCTCTGGGGGCTGCTGGCCTGCTTCACGGTGTTCTCTGGCCAGCGCCTGCTCTACCGGGTGCTGATGCTGGCAGGCTTTGCCCTGATGTGCGGCGTCTGGATTCTGACCGTGCTGCTCTCGGGCATGAAGCGCTACAAGGCCATCACGCTGCTGTTTGCCGGTGCCTACAGCTTCATCGTGCTGCTGTCGCTGCTGCTGCGCCACTTCGGACTGGAAGGCCTGCTCGCCAGCTTTGTAATCGGCCATTTGCTGATGTTTGCCGGCATGTGGGTGCTGGTGCTGCGGGAGTTCAATCCCCAGCGCCGCATTCTGGCCTTTGATTTTCTGCGCTCCGGCTGGCTGTATGGCTCGCTGGTGCTGACCGGCCTGCTCTACAACCTGGGCATCTGGGCCGACAAGCTGATGTTCTGGTTCTACCCGGACACCTCGCAGCTCATCATCGGCGGCCTGCGCGCCTCGCTGATCTACGACATCCCGGTGTTTCTCTCCTATCTGTCCATCATCCCCGGCATGGCGGTGTTTCTGGTGCGCATAGAGACCGACTTTGTCGAGTACTACGACAAGTTCTACACCGCCGTGCGCGAAGGCGGCTCGCTGGAATACATAGAGTCCATGCGCAACGAAATGGTCTATGCCATTCAGAACGGCCTGGGCGAGATCGCCAAAATCCAGACCCTGGCCGTGCTGGTGAGCTTTGTCGCCGGCCCCGCCGTGCTGCGGTGGCTGGGCATCTCCGACCTCTATTTGCCGCTCTTGCATGTGCAGGTGGTGGGTGCCGCCCTGCAAGTGGGCCTGATGGCCGTGCTGAATGTGTTCTTCTATCTGGACCAGCGCCGCACCGTGGTGTGGCTGTGCGCCGAGCTGGTGGCCTTGAATGTGATCTTCACCGGCATTTCTCTGTACCTGGGCGCGGCCTTCTACGGCTATGGCTTTACGCTGGCCATGCTGGTGACGCTGTGCACCGGTCTGATGCTGCTCAGCCGTGCCCTGGACCAGTTGGAGTACAAGACTTTTATGCTGCAGTGA
- the hisB gene encoding imidazoleglycerol-phosphate dehydratase HisB, whose protein sequence is MSNALVTSTAADCTVARVAEVQRNTAETRVQVRINLDGTGKASLHSGIGFLDHMLDQIARHGLIDMDVDCAGDLHIDGHHTVEDIGITLGQAFAKAVGDKKGIRRYGHAYVPLDEALSRVVIDFSGRPSLHMDVKFTAGSIGQLDTQLVYEFFQGFVNHAGVTLHIDNLKGFNAHHQCETIFKAFARALRFALEHDERMAGVVPSTKGTL, encoded by the coding sequence ATGAGCAACGCACTCGTCACCTCCACCGCTGCAGACTGCACCGTCGCCCGCGTGGCCGAAGTCCAGCGCAACACCGCCGAAACCCGTGTGCAGGTGCGCATCAACCTGGACGGCACGGGCAAGGCCAGCCTGCATTCGGGCATAGGCTTTCTGGACCATATGCTGGACCAGATTGCCCGCCACGGCCTGATCGACATGGACGTGGACTGCGCGGGTGATCTGCACATCGACGGCCACCACACGGTGGAAGACATCGGCATCACCCTGGGCCAGGCCTTTGCCAAGGCCGTGGGCGACAAAAAAGGCATACGCCGCTACGGCCATGCCTATGTGCCGCTGGACGAGGCGCTGTCGCGTGTGGTGATTGATTTCTCCGGCCGTCCCAGCCTGCACATGGATGTGAAGTTCACCGCCGGCAGCATTGGCCAGCTGGACACCCAGCTGGTCTACGAATTCTTCCAGGGCTTTGTGAACCATGCCGGTGTGACGCTGCACATCGACAACCTCAAGGGCTTCAACGCCCACCACCAGTGCGAGACCATCTTCAAGGCCTTTGCACGCGCACTGCGCTTTGCCCTGGAGCATGATGAGCGCATGGCGGGTGTGGTGCCGTCCACCAAGGGCACGCTGTAA
- the hisC gene encoding histidinol-phosphate transaminase — MTASPASTQALQRIRADVRAMQGYHVQASQGLLKMDTMENPYRLPQTLQQQLGERLGALEVNRYPGERLEVLKNMLADYAGAPAGTAVLLGNGSDEIITLMALATAQPTAGARATMLAPMPGFVMYPLSAQLQGLDFVGVELTADFALDVPAMQAAIAKHRPAITYMAYPNNPTATLWPEDQVQAVIDAVAEVGGLVVMDEAYQPFASRSWVSRMQADPARNQHVLLMRTLSKFGLAGVRLGYLIGPAALVHEIDKVRPPYNVSVLNCETAIFALEHAALYAEQAAAIRAERQPLIDALRALPGVEKVWPSEANMVLLRVGNAGQAQAAMKARGVLVKNVSAMHPLLANCLRLTVGTHEENAQMLAALKESL, encoded by the coding sequence ATGACCGCTTCCCCCGCATCCACCCAGGCCCTGCAACGCATACGCGCCGATGTGCGCGCCATGCAGGGCTACCATGTCCAGGCATCACAAGGCCTGTTGAAGATGGACACCATGGAGAACCCCTACCGACTGCCGCAGACCCTGCAGCAGCAGCTGGGCGAGCGCCTCGGGGCGCTGGAAGTGAACCGCTATCCGGGCGAACGCCTGGAGGTGCTGAAGAACATGCTGGCCGACTATGCCGGCGCACCGGCCGGCACGGCCGTGCTGCTGGGCAATGGCTCGGACGAAATCATCACCCTGATGGCGCTGGCCACCGCCCAGCCCACCGCAGGCGCACGGGCCACCATGCTGGCGCCCATGCCGGGCTTTGTGATGTACCCGCTGTCTGCCCAGCTGCAGGGCCTGGACTTTGTGGGCGTGGAGCTGACGGCGGATTTCGCGCTGGATGTGCCCGCCATGCAGGCCGCCATCGCCAAGCACCGCCCCGCCATCACCTATATGGCCTACCCCAACAACCCCACGGCCACGCTGTGGCCCGAAGACCAGGTGCAGGCCGTGATCGACGCCGTGGCCGAGGTGGGCGGCCTGGTGGTGATGGACGAGGCCTACCAGCCCTTTGCCAGCCGCAGCTGGGTGTCCCGCATGCAGGCCGATCCCGCGCGCAACCAGCATGTGCTCTTGATGCGCACGCTGTCCAAGTTCGGCCTGGCCGGTGTCCGCCTGGGCTATCTGATCGGCCCGGCCGCGCTGGTGCATGAAATCGACAAGGTGCGCCCGCCCTACAACGTCAGCGTGCTGAATTGCGAAACCGCCATCTTTGCGCTGGAGCATGCCGCCCTGTACGCCGAGCAGGCCGCCGCCATCCGCGCCGAGCGCCAGCCGCTGATTGATGCCCTGCGTGCCCTGCCCGGGGTGGAGAAGGTCTGGCCCTCCGAAGCCAATATGGTGCTGCTGCGCGTGGGCAATGCAGGCCAGGCCCAGGCCGCCATGAAGGCGCGTGGCGTGTTGGTGAAAAATGTCTCGGCCATGCACCCGCTGCTGGCCAACTGCCTGCGCCTGACCGTAGGCACCCACGAAGAAAACGCCCAGATGCTGGCGGCATTGAAAGAGTCTTTATGA
- the hisA gene encoding 1-(5-phosphoribosyl)-5-[(5-phosphoribosylamino)methylideneamino]imidazole-4-carboxamide isomerase — protein MLLIPAIDLKDGQCVRLKQGDMDQSTTFGDNPGAMAAKWLGAGARRLHLVDLNGAFAGQPKNLAAIKSILKEVNGEIPVQLGGGIRDLDTIERYINLGIEYLIIGTAAVKNPGFLQEACSAFAGHIIVGLDAKDGKVAIDGWSKLTGQDVISTAKRFEDWGVESIIYTDIGRDGMLTGINIDATVKLAQALKIPVIASGGLAGMADIEALCAVESEGVEGVICGRAIYTGDLDFAAGQARADALGSENTP, from the coding sequence ATGCTGCTTATCCCTGCCATTGACCTCAAGGACGGACAATGCGTACGCCTCAAGCAAGGCGACATGGACCAATCCACCACCTTCGGTGACAACCCAGGGGCCATGGCCGCCAAGTGGCTGGGCGCTGGCGCCCGCCGCCTGCATCTGGTGGACCTCAACGGTGCTTTTGCCGGCCAGCCCAAGAACTTGGCAGCGATCAAAAGCATTCTGAAGGAAGTGAATGGCGAGATCCCCGTGCAGCTGGGCGGCGGCATCCGTGACCTGGACACGATTGAGCGCTATATCAATCTGGGCATCGAATACCTCATCATCGGCACGGCTGCGGTGAAGAACCCGGGCTTTCTGCAGGAGGCCTGCAGCGCCTTTGCCGGCCACATCATCGTCGGCCTGGATGCCAAGGACGGCAAGGTCGCCATCGATGGCTGGAGCAAGCTCACCGGCCAGGATGTGATCTCCACCGCCAAGCGTTTCGAGGACTGGGGTGTGGAATCCATCATCTACACCGACATCGGCCGCGACGGCATGCTCACCGGCATCAACATCGACGCCACCGTGAAGCTGGCCCAGGCGCTGAAGATTCCGGTCATTGCCTCGGGCGGACTGGCCGGCATGGCCGACATCGAAGCCCTGTGCGCGGTGGAGAGCGAAGGCGTGGAAGGTGTGATCTGCGGACGCGCCATCTACACCGGTGACCTGGACTTCGCCGCAGGCCAAGCGCGTGCGGATGCGCTGGGGAGTGAAAACACCCCCTGA